One stretch of Rosistilla oblonga DNA includes these proteins:
- a CDS encoding aldehyde dehydrogenase family protein produces MSVMTKFELLPAVETFLKQSPFASFVGGKDFPAASGNLIPTIDPGSGDTIAEIHDLSPSEIDRAVEIADEAFPAWAGLSQQERSSILLRLADAVEADKAIIAQIEALDAGKIQAQAAGDVQNFVDTLRYFVGLADKVELRTKLDVPGHDAWTFKQPWGACAFIFPWNFPFLLIGWGISPALAAGNTVVIKPAEDTSLSALYLAQLAKKVGVPDGVINVVTGRGATAGAALSNNTKIKRMSFTGSPEVGQMVGEACGRNLVPVKLELGGKGAAVVFDDVDVKATAEALVGAITFHSGQVCCDATRWLIHENVYDEFVKHCVDRLKEVKIGHPLDPNAQMGPVVNPKQCQRVLGYQDKGKAGGAECLYGGGAATVEGYEGNYVKPALLAGSLDNVAAQEEIFGPVAYLAKFGSEQEAIAMANDTQYGLANSVWTKDDDRAARVAESMTAGNSWINAHNVFAHGVPYGGVNKSGMGGGVLSIETLMDYYRSTSVVRPLG; encoded by the coding sequence ATGAGCGTTATGACGAAGTTCGAATTGTTGCCAGCCGTCGAGACATTCCTGAAGCAGAGCCCATTTGCCAGTTTCGTGGGGGGCAAGGATTTCCCTGCGGCTTCGGGAAACTTGATCCCGACAATCGATCCCGGTTCGGGCGACACGATCGCTGAAATCCACGACCTCTCCCCATCGGAAATCGATCGCGCCGTGGAGATCGCTGACGAAGCGTTTCCCGCCTGGGCGGGGCTGTCGCAGCAGGAACGCAGCAGCATTTTATTGCGACTGGCCGACGCCGTCGAAGCGGACAAGGCAATCATCGCACAGATCGAAGCGCTCGACGCCGGCAAGATCCAAGCTCAAGCCGCTGGTGACGTGCAAAACTTCGTCGACACGCTCCGCTATTTCGTTGGCCTCGCCGACAAGGTGGAACTGCGAACCAAGTTGGATGTGCCCGGCCACGACGCTTGGACTTTCAAGCAACCATGGGGGGCGTGCGCGTTCATCTTCCCATGGAACTTCCCCTTCCTGTTGATCGGTTGGGGCATCTCGCCCGCCTTGGCCGCCGGGAACACCGTGGTGATCAAGCCAGCCGAAGACACTTCGTTGTCGGCACTCTATCTGGCTCAATTGGCCAAGAAAGTGGGCGTTCCCGACGGCGTGATCAATGTTGTCACCGGCCGCGGTGCGACGGCGGGTGCCGCGTTGTCGAACAACACCAAGATCAAGCGGATGTCGTTCACCGGATCGCCCGAAGTCGGACAGATGGTGGGCGAAGCGTGTGGCCGCAACCTGGTCCCCGTGAAACTGGAACTCGGCGGCAAGGGAGCTGCTGTGGTCTTCGACGATGTCGACGTCAAGGCGACGGCGGAAGCACTTGTAGGTGCGATCACCTTCCACAGCGGCCAAGTCTGCTGTGACGCAACGCGTTGGTTGATCCACGAAAACGTCTACGACGAATTTGTCAAACACTGCGTCGATCGATTGAAGGAAGTGAAAATCGGGCATCCCCTGGATCCAAACGCTCAGATGGGCCCCGTGGTCAATCCAAAACAATGCCAACGCGTGTTGGGATACCAGGACAAAGGCAAAGCTGGCGGAGCGGAGTGCTTGTACGGCGGCGGAGCTGCCACCGTCGAAGGCTACGAAGGGAATTACGTCAAACCGGCGTTGCTGGCTGGTTCGCTGGACAATGTCGCCGCTCAGGAAGAGATCTTTGGCCCCGTTGCTTATTTGGCCAAGTTCGGTTCCGAACAGGAAGCGATTGCGATGGCCAACGACACGCAATACGGATTGGCCAACAGCGTTTGGACCAAAGACGACGATCGGGCGGCACGCGTGGCTGAATCGATGACCGCCGGCAACAGCTGGATCAACGCCCACAACGTCTTCGCCCACGGCGTCCCTTACGGCGGCGTCAACAAGAGCGGCATGGGGGGCGGCGTGTTGTCGATCGAAACGCTGATGGACTACTACCGCAGCACCTCGGTCGTCCGTCCCTTGGGATAG
- a CDS encoding terminase small subunit, translating into MDETGKADEQTAAKIVGSLGAVAKHFGVRRDTVRNDWRTKGMPGELGNYDLAAIAAWRGRRRRTALDTSELDEIEGGPTAKQVEDAKARRVVADAQRARAEADLKKLELRIQSENLIPLERVENFLAGLFTDMRRQVCRIGLEMKDGYPVELQERIKADCDRLVEASLAEVEKAAAALAEVAEDR; encoded by the coding sequence ATGGATGAGACCGGAAAAGCTGACGAACAGACCGCCGCGAAGATCGTCGGTTCGCTGGGGGCAGTCGCGAAACACTTTGGTGTCCGCCGCGACACGGTCCGCAATGACTGGCGAACAAAGGGGATGCCAGGGGAGCTGGGAAACTACGACCTCGCTGCAATCGCGGCCTGGCGTGGACGGCGGCGACGAACGGCGCTAGACACGTCGGAGCTCGACGAAATCGAAGGTGGACCAACCGCAAAGCAAGTAGAGGACGCCAAGGCCCGCCGCGTGGTGGCCGACGCCCAGCGCGCACGGGCGGAAGCCGATCTAAAAAAGCTTGAACTGCGGATCCAAAGCGAAAACTTGATCCCGCTGGAACGCGTCGAAAACTTCCTTGCGGGACTTTTTACGGACATGCGAAGGCAGGTCTGCCGAATCGGCCTAGAGATGAAAGACGGCTATCCGGTCGAGCTGCAAGAGCGAATCAAAGCGGACTGCGATCGGTTGGTAGAGGCTTCGCTGGCAGAGGTCGAAAAGGCCGCCGCCGCATTGGCAGAAGTAGCGGAGGATCGATAG
- a CDS encoding IS91 family transposase, which produces MGITLQQVFRQHFDAVAAKRRLSSDMYRAAWAVRHCRTRELGGHVNSCPVGHVCQVAYNSCMHRSCPQCAWLPREQWLAGWKRRLLPTPHHHIVFTVPHSLNELWRFNKVQFSKLLFDAAFETLHELLADPKYLGAVPGILAALHTWNQKLDVHVHLHVLVTAGGLGPRKQWGKSQRKCLLPRKVLMIKFRGKFRAFLRERVAKRLLRLPPQLSSAGFLGLLQSVGSLPWNVKIHEAYLRGESVAIYLARYIKGGPMGRARLLEIRDGKVEFRYRLSALEGGDGKRQGIAQLPVESFIRRWLEHVPPRRMQTVRGSGLYCGNQHSQLTTARESLGLRPLEPLPQQRMTCQERCVASGYTAASRCKQCGATLVSHSPFPAGRGPPRSAFRRRFPGQVA; this is translated from the coding sequence ATGGGAATCACGCTGCAACAAGTATTCAGGCAACATTTTGATGCGGTAGCTGCCAAGCGTCGCTTGTCGAGTGACATGTATCGGGCCGCCTGGGCTGTCCGGCATTGCCGTACTCGCGAGCTCGGCGGACATGTTAACAGCTGCCCAGTCGGACACGTCTGTCAGGTCGCTTACAACTCCTGTATGCACCGAAGTTGCCCGCAGTGCGCGTGGTTGCCGCGCGAGCAGTGGCTCGCCGGATGGAAACGACGACTGCTTCCCACGCCGCATCATCACATCGTCTTTACTGTCCCGCATTCACTCAACGAGTTGTGGCGATTCAACAAAGTCCAGTTCAGCAAGTTGTTGTTCGACGCTGCTTTCGAGACGCTGCACGAACTGCTCGCCGACCCGAAGTATCTCGGTGCGGTGCCTGGCATCTTGGCCGCCCTGCATACCTGGAATCAAAAGCTCGATGTCCATGTGCATCTGCATGTGTTGGTCACCGCAGGAGGTTTAGGGCCCCGAAAGCAATGGGGCAAATCGCAAAGGAAGTGCCTGTTGCCCAGGAAGGTGCTGATGATCAAGTTTCGTGGCAAGTTCAGGGCGTTTCTCCGCGAGAGGGTTGCCAAGAGACTGTTGCGGCTACCGCCGCAACTCAGCTCCGCCGGGTTCCTGGGTTTGCTTCAAAGCGTTGGCAGCCTCCCCTGGAACGTCAAGATTCACGAAGCGTACCTGCGTGGCGAGAGTGTCGCGATCTACCTGGCGAGGTACATCAAGGGGGGGCCGATGGGCCGCGCTCGACTGCTGGAAATTCGCGACGGCAAGGTCGAGTTTCGATATCGGTTGAGCGCTCTGGAAGGGGGCGACGGGAAGCGGCAAGGTATCGCGCAGTTGCCGGTTGAAAGCTTCATTCGACGCTGGCTCGAACATGTCCCACCGCGGCGGATGCAAACGGTTCGAGGAAGCGGTCTGTACTGTGGCAATCAACACAGTCAGCTCACCACTGCCCGCGAAAGCCTGGGACTTCGGCCGTTAGAACCATTGCCGCAGCAGCGGATGACGTGTCAAGAACGATGCGTTGCATCGGGGTACACCGCAGCCTCGCGCTGCAAACAATGTGGCGCGACACTCGTTTCACATTCCCCGTTTCCTGCCGGACGCGGTCCGCCCCGCTCCGCATTTCGACGTCGCTTTCCCGGACAGGTCGCATGA